GCCAGAAAGTTCTTTGGTTAGCAAACAGAAACAATGTATTGAAAGGAAGGAAAGGAACATTAAGTTTCTAGTCATTCTAGAACTGGAGCtttaattggggacactgtcaACTTGAATAAACAATataacacaaatcaaattttggttttttgaggagaggaGACAAGAGATAGAGGCAACAAACTAAACACAAATTCTGATGCCAAGTCTAAAAATCAAACCCTGGCAACACTGGGGGAAGGCGAGTCTTCTCTCTTCAATGTCATCCTTGCACCCCAGGGTGATATTAAAGATCAAAATTTTGTGATCAGTTGGTCTTGTTACAACGAAATTTTAGAGCGTTTAATACATTAACACTGAGAAAAATTTCAGTTAAGGTTTAGAGAGAGCATACCTAAAGTGAATTTATAGGGAATTTGAAAGTCTGAAAGTTTCAATTCAAGCCTGCCTTTGTCCAGAAATGCTTGTAATTTGCTGCAAACTCAAATTTTTGTGATAACTACGAGATTTCTCATGCATtgattgcctttttttttatcatcacTAAGGAGAAAGacacaaatttttcatttaaacaaGCCAGTGGTATGAATGGTGGCATTACCtgtcaatttttttaccaaatgaaatttcaatcaCTCACTACACTTATGGATCcacaaagaaagttttttaGCCTTAGCATGAACTGCTACTACTTGCAACAACAGGGTTAGAATTTATGTTGTGGTTACTGTTCACTCGACTCTTCATGTTAGTCTCCTTGAGGAGTAGGATAAGAGAGACAGCTTTGCTGTATATCGCCTGCCACAAGTGATGTGgaaattgaagaagaaatGGAAGAGGGGATGCTTGGTGATGCTTAATTAAAGGGGGATTCCATCTCATTGAAAGCTGggaacattttttgaaaacaatccCTTGCTTTTTTGGATCAGGTCTATAAGTTTGTTGAGTCATAAACATAAGAATGCTTCTCACCTTGAACAGTCAGAAGAGAGCGATTGTAAATATCTAGGAATTGCACAAAAACACATACAGTAATTATTTTGCATTGTCTATTTTACAGCAACTCTGTGATAGAAAAAAAcctattaattattttactgcTTTTGAGCTACCATCATCTACGTGTCCTTGGGTCACGGCTCGTGTTGATTACATTGCGCACACTAATGTCAGAGTTTGAATTTTGGTGGCCATTGCTACCATGTGATCCAGCCACAAGAAATCCTCCACCATTTCCATTGCTATTACTAACACCATTGTTGCTGCGTAACTTTAACCTTGGGTCGCGAGAGGCGTCCACCTTGGCTGGGACATTACTGGCAGGTGCTGGTGCATCTTGTCTGTTGTAAGGGTGAAATCTATGGGGTGCTGAATTGTGTCCATGGAGATTATTGGAAGGAGCTATTGATGCCGAGTGTTCTAAATTATGATTTTGATTCCTTGGTAGAACTGACGATGATGACACACTTGATAAGTTGAGTGCATTAGGAGAGTTTCTGCCTTGTTCACCTTGTTGGAGACTCTGATAGAGTTAACAGAGTTATGCAAAGTGATCACAGATGATGCAAAACAACTCAACACACTTTATTACACAGACTGGACCTTCTTGTTTTGTCCATCTCTCTTTATGGTCTGTGTGTTAAAATATCCCTGAGTCTGTGACTGCTTTCAACAAAATAGAAATCAATATTATACCTGTTTATACTGCTGAAGGAACTCAGCATTGGGGTCACTCATATTTGGTAACTCACAGAACACCATGcagaaactggaaaaaaaaagaaattatagcATTTGACAGAATAATATCACTTTTGAATGAATGGAAATAACTTCAGACCTTGAACAAAATTAGACCATTCACTTAGGAACCAGGCCTCTTGTTTgcatgaaaaaggaaaaatggcaGTTGTTGTTTGTGTGGAGACCTTCAATTTCTTCCAGTGTCAGAATTGAAGAGAGTACATCAAAACTTCCTTTTAAGCCTGCTAACCCAACTTAAGAATACGATGTAGAAACCACCACCCATTAAAATCTATGAAACTTGCCAACAAAAGAGAGGTACGACTCCATCTAAAAGaagacaattattattttgctcaTGAATTCTTGGAAAATTTGTTACGTACTCGCCAACTTTCTCCAAGTGACCAGCTCTTCCTGTGTACAGGGTTAAGCTTCCTTTCCATAATGATGAATACCTGGCAACATTAAATATAGAAAAATGTTGTTGACGTGTTAACATTTTCTCTTCAAAACAGAatcttcattattttcttccaGATCTTTCtcaacaacaataatcatttttaCTACAAAGTGTTGACAGAAAAAGATGTATTGACCACTAAACCCTTTTGCCTATGACAGATGTATTTGCTTGAttggaaatattattttaattcatCATTTCAGCCAAAGGAAAGATTTCTTAACACCCAGTTAAAGAAGTTCTTAAACTTTCTTAGTCAATGTGTATTGCACAGCATGGTTTCTCCTGGAAGCAAACTTGTAAGCTAATGAGACAAAATTTGGACAAACATCAGGAGAAACTCACCTACTCTTAATATATGAAGACAAAGCAATCAGTTTCAAAAGCAGTCAATTGCCAAACCACAAATTCACCTAAAGGCCAAGCCTGTCTTGCATGAAGCATAACAGATGAATTTTTGAGGCACAGAGGACCCAAGGAAAATAGGGGTCCAGCTGTGGTCAATAACAGTGGACCTGTGCATTTTCTTACACCTGATTCTCAATGTTATGAATTAGAATAGGTCAGTGAGTCATTTTTGATAGTTAAGACCTGTTTCTCATGTCAAAACTGTCAATTCAATCACTGTGAGAATTGTCAAAGCACATTTCACACTGCATTATTGCTTTTGTGGATTTTGGTTGCCTAGCAAGTGTTATTActccatttttcaaaaattatatGACAAGATTATTTTGCTCACTTGAGGCTTGAAAAAAAAGCACTACCAAATAGAAATATTCCATCAGTCTCCTTTAAATgatatcaaaatgaaaacctaGAAATTGAGAGTTAATCTTTTTTCATTCTCGACATCTGTACGCAAATCTCAGTAGGTGtaggaaaggaaaaattttttcgggTTTCACCCTCCCCTCCCGTATGACAGAATGGTCTCATCGAAATTCGTAGATTAAGAcgatactttttcttttatgggGCGAAAGTTCGATGTGTAAAGCCAAGGGAACTACGTTAACTAAATTCCTCTTctcaaatatttcaaattgGCTTTGTTTGTCTTGTGCAGGGCAGACCCCCTCCCCCTGAGAAGTAGAAATTCGTCGCAGTCAACATGTGCGACAGGAAATTTGAGACCCGTCAGCGCGAAGTAACACTGAATTCGAAGACGAGAAAATCATCAAGAACCATGAAGGCTGTTCTTACCCTCGAACAAACTTAATGATATCTCCGGGTTGAAGAAGTTCTCCGACTTCGTCCCAAACGGATACCATTATGGATCCCGTTTTATCAGCGACCCGACATGCGCGAACGACATGAGAATCTTTGGTTTTTGTCGGTTTCCCTATAAGAAATTTGCGATTTTTAGCCTGGATTCTGTGTTCAGACCAACCGGGGAATGAGTCAAAGGCTAGGGGAAGCTTACCGACTTCCAAAACTATGAAtaaacagtttaagttttttaTGCCGGGCCGAATATCTTTGATGTCTGTGAAGTGCCGTGTGTCATCCGCCATTACATTCTGGTTCCTCGAGTGAATTTCACTTGAACGAATGATCGAGCAATTTATAAATAGTAATCTCTGACGTCATCACAATGAAGTCGTGATATTGGTGCGGACTCGTAAGTAAAGAATGTTGGATCTTGGATGGACAATACCATAACAGTTCTAAATTAATCGGCTCATCAAACTTCGGTCGTGACAACAAATAATTGGATAGAGGCGTGACGCAGCGGTAaaagcacttgccttccatcGTGTTTGGGATCAGATTCTGTACTCTGCGTCACATGCAGGTTTAGTTCGTTGGTttcttattaaatttttattctaGTACTTCAGTTTCGCCccctcatcaaaaaccaaatCACAATCACCGCGATTTCACCAacatttaatattaaaatttgctccactttcaatttttcataCTTACGTCATTGATAAAGACTGGGATGACTGTCTGCAACTGTCTCCTGGGATTTGGGCGGAAGTTGGATTCACCCCACCTTACACAGTCATCTGATAAATCAACGTCAGTGCTAGTCTGCTAGACGCAAACCCGAAATTTCCGCGCTGGTTTGCTTTGTTATGGATGTGACCGAGCTTtacaagaatttgaaaatagaagcagaatgTCCTCTGTGCaaagaaacagtgaaaaaCCCAAAGACACTGCCTTGTCTTCATTCGTTCTGTCTGGAGTGTCTCGATAAACAGGCAATCTTGGGCAGAGGACAGCATGATCATGAAACGACAATCAAATGTCCAGTTTGCCAGTCTTGTTTTCCGATTCCTGAAAGTGATACCTTCGAGAGTTTGCCTTCATCCTTTCATCTCAACCGCCTGTTAGAAGTTATTTCTTGCGAAAAAAACAGTGCACAGTCCCCGAAATGCCACAATTGTGCGAACGAAGACACGGCAAcaagttattgttttgtttgccgGAGCTTTTTGTGTGCTTGTTGTAACGAAGCCCATCGGCGCTTGAAGGCTACAAGGGGTCATCGTAATGTTTTGATCGACAAACTACAAGCTCAAGACGTGGAAGATTTGATTTACAGACCTGGGATGTGCTCGCGGCAATATCATGAAAGTCAACCCTTggtattttattgtgaagattGCAAAGTTCCTATCTGCTACAAGTGCAGTGAAGTGAGTCATAACGGCCACAGAAAAACAGACGCTGAGGAAACggcaagggaaaaaaaggtgCAAATGGCGGAGGCTGTGGCAAAAGTGAAAGATAAAGTCGTTGTTTACGaatatgaaataaagaaacaaactgagctgaaaaacaaaagagaagcTGAAATAAGGGATGCAGAAAAGAAGTACACCGATAATGTTGAAGATTTAATACGCCAGCTTCGGGTACACGAGTCAAACATGAAAAGCAAGATTCGTGAAATGTATGATGCGGAACAAGGAGCTGATCAGAGAACAAGACTGGAAGACATACAGTTGATTGCCAATCAATTAAGGAGCTGTATGGAACGAAGCCAGAGGATCCTAGAAACAGACGTCACTGCTGAAGTACGGCAAGCAGAGTCACGCAATCCTGGTTCTTGACTGTTAACTACCTCATCTCGAAGTTTGACCAGTAATAGTTGTTCTTCCTTGTTGCGCGAACGTAAAAGAGTTTGATAGGACTGTGGTGGCGACAATAAATCAGTTGTAAAGCATCATAGATAGGCACTGACAAAAAGACATTTCGCACCCTGGTTAGATAGAAGCGAGGTTACAAACCCTTTTTAAAGAACGAGTCACAATACAATGCGCTCTTTTTGTAAGTTAATAAGATGCAGTGTTTTATGCAATCCCACGTCTGAGGGTGTCTATCACAAAattgtttatgttttgttttcttttttccagtttttgcacagaagtgcaaggtgatatATGAACTGGACTCTAGGACCCATGCGAGGTATATcaccttgtttaggtcatacTGGtcacaacaccaggaactctGTGCGCTACCCTTCACGATAAGTGtttgggttcttttacgtcccacagagGTTGTAGACGTTGAAGTGTTGTGAGACTGGACCTACGGTTTCTAATCCTTTcctgagaagacttgaaagtcttaaCCATGTACAGGTGAAATAAGAAGGGctgcactttctcctcagttattctAAGACTCTGAGTGTTGATCCGGCCAGAGTCAAACTCACAACCTTCCGCACACTAGTCCGATGcttaaccaactgagctacttGTCAGCAGTAAATATTTCTGTGAATTATGGTCATTTCACCAACATCTTAAAACCATTCCAATGTTTGCCAATAATAGGAAcggtgtatatatatatatatatatatatatatatatatatatataaacttGATCCAGTTTTGAtcctttgaattcaaagaggGTGAGTGTAGTCTCCTAATGAGTATGAAATGTCCAACATCATAATTTAATGCTTTATTATGCTTCATTCCTCAAGTTGGTGACTATGGTTCATTCAAGTATATCTAGTTTGAATCAGGGCAAAGTCACCTGAACTAATGAGAAAGGTCAATACAGCAAGGAAAGACTACATTTTTTGTGTTATTATAGGGGTTTCAAAGGGATTTACGTACAGTCTCGATGCTCCATGACTGGGATGTATGGAAAAATGCAGATTTAATCAAAGTTGAGATTTTTTTTAGCAAGGAAGGTGATTTGGCTCAAATCAAAAGTTTCCAcctggtttgttttttctgtctGCTAACCGAAATAGTTATCAATTATGCGGCAAAGAAAAGTAATTTCAGGCAACTCTGTtaatgaaaagtttttttctcttcaaaatggaatatttacattttttcagACAAAATAAAGTGATTGTTTAGCTACCAAAAAAATGCAACTCTCTTTCTCAAGACCTTAAATAGACTTGGGAAGGGAAGTCTAGTACTGACAGCATCAGATTGCTGTATGAGATGTTATGGATCTTTGCCAAAGTCATTTTTggtttcataattatttttacactTTTCTGTACCAATAGTCATTGGAGGAACTACATCCAAGGAATAATATTGGAGTAAAAGATCATTGCCCTAGGACAGTGATGTTCCAATTATTTTCTGTTCCCTGAGAATCATCCTGCAACACATTTGGCCAAGCAGAAGGATGCTTGGTCCACCTGTGAACAGCGCTTTCATGCATTCAACGTCCAatgcatgttttgtttttcactcaTCAGCAAGACTTGCTTTACTCCACTGGTATTGACTTTCGCTGGGCGCGTCTCCACTGTGCGTTGATCATGTCATGTGACACTGTGGCAACCTGT
The DNA window shown above is from Acropora palmata chromosome 7, jaAcrPala1.3, whole genome shotgun sequence and carries:
- the LOC141886159 gene encoding E3 ubiquitin-protein ligase TRIM33-like, with translation MDVTELYKNLKIEAECPLCKETVKNPKTLPCLHSFCLECLDKQAILGRGQHDHETTIKCPVCQSCFPIPESDTFESLPSSFHLNRLLEVISCEKNSAQSPKCHNCANEDTATSYCFVCRSFLCACCNEAHRRLKATRGHRNVLIDKLQAQDVEDLIYRPGMCSRQYHESQPLVFYCEDCKVPICYKCSEVSHNGHRKTDAEETAREKKVQMAEAVAKVKDKVVVYEYEIKKQTELKNKREAEIRDAEKKYTDNVEDLIRQLRVHESNMKSKIREMYDAEQGADQRTRLEDIQLIANQLRSCMERSQRILETDVTAEVRQAESRNPGS
- the LOC141886160 gene encoding SOSS complex subunit B2-like; protein product: MADDTRHFTDIKDIRPGIKNLNCLFIVLEVGKPTKTKDSHVVRACRVADKTGSIMVSVWDEVGELLQPGDIIKFVRGYSSLWKGSLTLYTGRAGHLEKVGDFCMVFCELPNMSDPNAEFLQQYKQSLQQGEQGRNSPNALNLSSVSSSSVLPRNQNHNLEHSASIAPSNNLHGHNSAPHRFHPYNRQDAPAPASNVPAKVDASRDPRLKLRSNNGVSNSNGNGGGFLVAGSHGSNGHQNSNSDISVRNVINTSRDPRTRR